The following coding sequences are from one Nitrospira sp. window:
- a CDS encoding thiamine pyrophosphate-dependent enzyme, translating into MNCELEQRTPTFGLISDVARTFTKDYALKLFTQTCFNRFFEFEVKKAYDRGLMKLPIYLSVGQEHIPAAIASVFSDCLIFAQHRAHSVYLSFGGDPLQLIDELLGRRTGCARGMGGSASIHSPQIGMFGHSGLMGDQVPIAVGAALGAGRPVLTVMGDASAEEDYIYGALGFAVTKKLPVLFVCEDNDLSILTRTPVRRSWTLCGLAQGLGLPAVDITDDPWLIAHHVRQFSLQLPAVINIRTCRGLWHAGSGCDGPPEWDRYALIKDTMTLLGLERDVLAIESDTERTVQNLWAEQLRKS; encoded by the coding sequence ATGAATTGCGAGCTGGAACAGAGAACACCCACGTTTGGCCTTATCTCCGATGTCGCCAGGACGTTTACAAAAGACTATGCCCTGAAACTCTTCACTCAAACCTGTTTTAACCGTTTCTTCGAGTTCGAAGTAAAAAAGGCCTACGACCGGGGATTGATGAAGCTGCCGATCTATCTGTCGGTCGGACAGGAACATATCCCGGCGGCCATCGCATCGGTCTTTTCCGACTGTTTGATCTTTGCCCAGCACCGGGCCCACTCGGTGTATCTGTCGTTCGGCGGCGATCCGCTCCAACTCATCGACGAGCTCCTGGGACGCCGGACCGGGTGCGCCCGCGGCATGGGAGGCTCTGCCTCCATACATTCCCCGCAGATCGGCATGTTCGGGCATAGCGGACTGATGGGAGACCAGGTCCCCATCGCGGTGGGAGCGGCCTTAGGCGCCGGGAGACCGGTGCTGACGGTGATGGGCGATGCCTCCGCAGAAGAGGACTACATCTACGGAGCCTTGGGGTTTGCCGTCACCAAGAAACTCCCGGTCTTGTTCGTCTGCGAGGACAATGATCTGTCGATCTTGACCAGGACACCTGTCCGTCGTTCATGGACCCTCTGCGGTCTCGCTCAAGGACTCGGACTTCCCGCAGTCGACATCACTGACGATCCTTGGTTGATTGCGCATCATGTAAGACAGTTCAGCCTGCAATTACCGGCTGTGATCAATATTAGAACCTGTCGCGGTTTATGGCACGCGGGCTCCGGGTGCGACGGGCCACCGGAGTGGGATCGGTATGCATTGATCAAAGACACCATGACGTTACTTGGCTTGGAGCGCGATGTCCTCGCCATCGAGTCCGACACTGAAAGGACCGTGCAGAATCTATGGGCAGAACAGTTGCGGAAGTCATAA
- a CDS encoding transketolase C-terminal domain-containing protein: MGRTVAEVIRDTTRNHLTHNRGLFLGQCVTAVGWIGGTVPDMSEAEGIVELSLADVTNAGIAVGAALTGRRPIYTVRYQGFMWYNAAPIVNYAAKSKDVWGVPCPVFLRAIAMEGSGIGPVASASQHGLIMRMPGMPVCAPMSPNEWTEAWNWFMRHDDPLYVSEHRRSFAIDYEFDNSIEPEADITLFPISAARLNAVEAAKALRREGIVCNIQHLVWLKPFSVTDEMRHSLSRTKLGLVIDSDFEIGGPSRSIAYDLMHQSGAPVFALGLEDRSAGVAESLDNPTPTPERIVRVVRELVRSGRTIPAGATVE; the protein is encoded by the coding sequence ATGGGCAGAACAGTTGCGGAAGTCATAAGAGACACCACCCGGAATCATCTGACACACAACCGCGGTCTCTTTTTGGGACAGTGTGTGACGGCGGTCGGATGGATCGGCGGCACGGTACCGGACATGTCCGAGGCAGAGGGCATCGTAGAACTCTCGCTCGCCGATGTGACCAATGCCGGCATCGCCGTCGGAGCGGCGCTGACTGGACGGCGGCCGATCTATACAGTGCGCTATCAAGGTTTCATGTGGTACAACGCCGCGCCCATTGTGAACTATGCGGCGAAATCGAAGGATGTCTGGGGCGTACCCTGCCCCGTGTTTCTCCGCGCCATCGCGATGGAAGGGAGCGGCATCGGTCCGGTCGCGTCGGCGTCACAGCACGGTCTCATCATGCGAATGCCCGGGATGCCGGTGTGCGCGCCCATGTCGCCCAACGAATGGACGGAGGCCTGGAATTGGTTCATGCGCCATGACGATCCGCTCTATGTCAGCGAGCATCGACGGAGCTTTGCCATCGACTACGAGTTCGACAACAGCATCGAGCCAGAAGCAGACATCACCTTGTTCCCGATTTCTGCTGCCAGGCTCAATGCCGTTGAGGCGGCGAAAGCCTTACGTCGGGAAGGCATCGTCTGCAACATCCAGCACCTCGTGTGGCTCAAACCATTCTCGGTGACAGACGAGATGCGGCACAGTCTGTCCCGAACGAAACTCGGGCTCGTCATCGATTCGGACTTCGAGATCGGCGGCCCGTCACGGTCGATAGCCTATGACCTTATGCATCAATCGGGAGCGCCGGTATTCGCCCTTGGCTTGGAAGACCGTTCAGCTGGCGTTGCCGAATCGCTGGACAATCCGACGCCCACTCCGGAACGGATTGTACGCGTCGTTCGGGAACTGGTTCGAAGCGGACGGACAATACCGGCAGGAGCCACCGTTGAATAG
- a CDS encoding cobalamin-dependent protein (Presence of a B(12) (cobalamin)-binding domain implies dependence on cobalamin itself, in one of its several forms, or in some unusual lineages, dependence on a cobalamin-like analog.) produces the protein MTLPGRLDLVLINPNSRARVYQSLGSDLAAVEPPVWIGLIATFIRDRGYSVKIMDAEAEGIGPEGVAERVRQLNPRLTAVIVYGQQPSASTQNMTAAGEVCKAIKRLAPDRPLLMGGLHPSALPERTMQEESVDFVCQGEGPYTLLGLLQQPEWKGPVDYSRINGLWYRKQGVICSTPQAPVIEDLDKDLRAVAWDLLPMEKYRAHNWHCFGRIDDRKPYASMYTSLGCPFKCSFCCINTPFVKPMIRYRSPESVIQEIDELVTQYGVRNIKMADEMFILNERQVLGICDLIIDRGYDLNIWAYARIDTVKDSMLTKLKQAGVNWLGIGIESASKYVRDGVDKSFGKKDIKEIFDKIRAADINIGANFIFGLPDDTLATMQETLDLAIELCPDWANFYSAMAYPGSKLYDLAVTNGTALPDTWVGYSQHAYEALPLPTDHVSASAVLQFRDQAFHTFFEHPRYLEHVERRFGTETVAHIQSMTTHRLKRKFAESPLQPEAA, from the coding sequence GTGACACTTCCCGGCCGGCTTGATCTCGTACTCATCAATCCGAACTCGCGAGCCCGGGTCTATCAAAGCCTCGGCTCCGATCTGGCTGCGGTAGAACCGCCGGTTTGGATCGGTTTGATCGCAACCTTCATCCGTGACCGTGGCTATTCCGTCAAGATTATGGATGCGGAAGCGGAAGGTATCGGACCGGAAGGAGTCGCAGAGCGGGTTCGCCAACTGAATCCGAGACTCACGGCCGTCATTGTCTATGGTCAACAACCGTCCGCATCGACCCAAAACATGACGGCCGCCGGAGAAGTCTGCAAGGCCATCAAACGTCTTGCGCCTGACCGGCCGCTGCTCATGGGCGGATTGCATCCGTCGGCTCTTCCGGAACGGACCATGCAGGAAGAGTCCGTCGACTTTGTCTGTCAGGGTGAAGGGCCCTACACCCTGCTCGGCCTCCTACAGCAGCCTGAGTGGAAAGGTCCCGTCGACTATAGCCGGATCAACGGACTCTGGTACCGGAAGCAGGGCGTCATCTGCTCAACGCCGCAAGCCCCGGTGATCGAAGACCTGGACAAAGACCTGCGCGCGGTCGCGTGGGACCTGCTCCCGATGGAGAAATACCGCGCCCACAACTGGCACTGTTTCGGGCGTATCGACGATCGCAAGCCCTATGCGTCGATGTATACCAGCCTCGGATGTCCCTTTAAATGCTCCTTCTGCTGCATCAATACGCCATTCGTAAAACCGATGATTCGCTACCGCAGTCCGGAAAGTGTAATTCAAGAAATCGATGAACTCGTCACGCAATACGGTGTGCGCAACATTAAGATGGCCGACGAAATGTTCATCCTGAATGAGCGGCAGGTCCTCGGTATCTGCGATCTCATCATCGACCGGGGTTATGACTTGAACATATGGGCGTACGCACGGATCGATACCGTCAAGGACAGCATGTTGACGAAGCTGAAGCAGGCCGGTGTCAATTGGCTGGGCATCGGCATCGAATCCGCCAGCAAGTACGTTCGCGACGGAGTAGACAAGAGTTTCGGCAAGAAAGACATCAAAGAGATCTTCGATAAGATTCGTGCGGCGGACATCAATATCGGGGCGAATTTTATTTTCGGCCTTCCTGATGACACGTTGGCCACCATGCAGGAGACGCTGGATCTGGCTATCGAGCTCTGCCCGGATTGGGCGAACTTCTATTCGGCGATGGCCTATCCAGGTTCAAAACTATACGACCTCGCGGTCACAAACGGCACCGCCTTGCCCGACACATGGGTGGGGTATTCGCAGCACGCGTACGAGGCGCTGCCTTTACCGACCGACCACGTCTCGGCCTCCGCAGTCCTCCAATTCCGCGACCAGGCGTTCCACACATTTTTTGAGCACCCGCGGTATCTCGAACATGTGGAGCGGCGCTTCGGGACAGAGACCGTCGCTCATATTCAATCGATGACGACCCATCGTTTGAAACGCAAATTTGCAGAATCGCCGCTTCAACCAGAGGCAGCCTGA
- a CDS encoding radical SAM protein, protein MKTLPLNVIPQHTDAEDSGRCGESLPATKTIISERLQTLLPRGCHRVLLITPPESPEKDFNRDLVLSKRYPCFPPYGPGILARNLEQRGYRAALLDLNFQVLKHAHENPSDFRFQIWKEHLIEKIEEFQPDIIGISVMFTISRPSLADVAAFLKANFPSLPIIAGGVCVSNDVESILRAVPQIDIGSFYEGDRSFPDLLDVINGKQPVSEIRQVAMLKGEQLVSTKERATPSDQEMDIQPEYYDLPIGDYTNYGSMGAYNFMRGERKASTIISNRGCRAMCSFCAVRNFNDISVRGRAVSSVVDEVERLYSSYGVTHFMWLDDDLLYNGKRAIALFNEITRRNLHITWDASNGLIAAAITPEIMQAASESGCIGFNLGLESGNDRILKSIHKPGTTKSYRQARVILDQYPHVFVKGFMIIGFPHETIAQIRDTVNLGCELQFGWYPLQLLTTLPGTEITLSMIEQGLIRPPTDASFKGLAAGSKSKGGGTLRQRERAEKHEALAFVDLLQSLPADHVPTAAELDDLWFVADYKMNYEKLLHIDEPVKLRNIRVMLQQITDEYTVDNAMGNLFLAVIASKLHEFGESQRRLALAKRFQEESAYWTTRFTVLGMSEIAGRVRAANARAMPLAA, encoded by the coding sequence ATGAAGACATTACCCTTGAACGTCATACCGCAGCATACAGACGCTGAAGACTCGGGCCGTTGCGGAGAGTCCCTCCCTGCGACGAAGACAATCATTTCCGAACGGCTGCAGACCCTACTTCCAAGGGGATGCCACCGCGTGCTTTTGATTACGCCGCCGGAATCCCCCGAGAAAGACTTCAATCGCGACTTGGTCTTGAGTAAACGATATCCCTGTTTCCCCCCCTATGGGCCCGGCATTCTGGCGCGTAACCTTGAGCAGCGCGGCTATCGAGCAGCCCTCCTTGATTTGAATTTCCAAGTCTTGAAACACGCACATGAGAATCCGTCGGACTTTAGATTTCAGATATGGAAGGAGCACTTGATAGAAAAGATCGAAGAGTTCCAGCCGGATATTATAGGGATCAGCGTCATGTTCACCATTTCTCGGCCCTCGCTCGCCGATGTGGCGGCTTTTCTCAAAGCGAACTTCCCTTCGCTTCCAATTATAGCCGGCGGAGTATGCGTCTCGAATGACGTGGAGTCGATCCTGAGAGCCGTTCCCCAAATCGACATCGGAAGTTTTTATGAAGGTGATCGCAGCTTCCCCGATTTACTGGACGTGATCAACGGGAAACAGCCGGTCTCTGAAATAAGACAGGTGGCGATGCTCAAAGGGGAGCAATTGGTCTCAACCAAAGAACGGGCCACGCCGTCCGACCAAGAGATGGATATTCAACCGGAATATTATGATTTACCGATTGGGGACTATACGAACTATGGTTCAATGGGGGCCTACAATTTCATGCGGGGTGAACGGAAAGCCTCCACCATCATCAGCAACAGAGGGTGCCGGGCAATGTGCTCTTTTTGTGCCGTCAGGAATTTCAACGACATCAGTGTCCGAGGCCGGGCCGTCTCCAGCGTGGTCGATGAAGTAGAACGCCTGTACTCCTCCTACGGTGTCACCCATTTTATGTGGCTCGACGATGATCTGCTCTACAACGGCAAACGCGCGATTGCGCTTTTCAATGAGATTACCCGGCGTAATCTCCACATTACCTGGGACGCCAGCAATGGATTGATCGCGGCTGCCATCACGCCTGAGATCATGCAGGCGGCATCGGAATCCGGCTGTATCGGATTCAATCTCGGACTGGAGTCGGGGAATGACCGGATTCTAAAATCCATTCACAAGCCGGGCACGACAAAGAGCTACCGGCAGGCCCGCGTCATTCTGGATCAATATCCTCATGTCTTTGTCAAAGGCTTCATGATTATCGGGTTCCCGCATGAAACCATCGCGCAGATACGGGATACGGTCAATCTTGGCTGCGAGCTGCAGTTCGGATGGTACCCGCTGCAATTGCTGACCACGTTGCCCGGCACCGAAATTACGCTGAGCATGATCGAGCAGGGGCTGATACGTCCGCCCACTGATGCCAGTTTCAAAGGCCTGGCCGCCGGGTCCAAGAGCAAAGGGGGCGGCACGCTCCGTCAACGTGAACGGGCGGAGAAGCATGAGGCGCTCGCTTTTGTGGATCTGCTGCAATCACTCCCGGCCGACCATGTCCCGACGGCCGCCGAGTTGGATGACCTCTGGTTCGTAGCCGACTATAAAATGAACTATGAAAAGCTGCTTCACATTGACGAACCGGTCAAGCTGCGAAATATCAGGGTGATGTTGCAGCAAATCACCGACGAATACACCGTCGACAACGCGATGGGCAACCTGTTTCTCGCCGTCATTGCATCAAAGCTGCATGAATTCGGCGAGAGCCAGCGGCGTCTCGCATTGGCGAAACGCTTTCAGGAGGAATCCGCCTACTGGACAACGCGCTTTACCGTGTTGGGCATGAGTGAGATCGCCGGTCGTGTTCGAGCCGCGAACGCTCGAGCGATGCCTCTGGCGGCCTAA
- a CDS encoding pyridoxal phosphate-dependent aminotransferase — MTRTPSTMTTAAQHSVNDVLGSLPRSGIRRLTDQVMGSPDMDDAIQLGFGQPQEATDDLIREAIIKATGERTLGYTENAGMRVLREAIVEKLAVRNHVKTNIESIFVTPGATYGVAVTIGCLINPGDEVLVPDPGYPNFAAAVRHYGGVVKFYQLREEAGFLPDLDELSALISPATKVMIVNSPGNPTGAVIDGGRMEQLVHLTRERGLWLVSDEVYETYVYGCRHISPLSFTGSDHVVGLYSFSKSYNITGLRVGYVVTRHPSLRRALLNAQELYISCAPSISQFAALQALADGGAYPESMRAAYQQKRDLVMNMLGPYAGRRPEGAFYLLVNIGFTGLDSDDFADRLLRDTHVVVAPGATFGPTSDKYIRIAFTPRVEKLEAGLTRLKEFMSQWSLADKKDYR, encoded by the coding sequence GCCTTCCTCGCTCCGGCATTCGCCGGCTGACAGACCAGGTCATGGGAAGCCCGGACATGGACGACGCGATCCAGCTGGGATTCGGGCAGCCACAGGAAGCGACGGACGACCTCATCCGGGAGGCCATCATCAAAGCTACCGGAGAGCGCACGCTGGGATATACGGAAAATGCGGGCATGCGGGTGCTTCGTGAGGCCATCGTGGAGAAACTCGCCGTCCGCAATCACGTCAAGACGAATATCGAAAGTATATTTGTCACGCCCGGCGCCACCTATGGCGTCGCCGTTACAATTGGATGTTTGATCAACCCCGGAGATGAGGTCCTGGTGCCTGATCCGGGCTATCCCAACTTCGCCGCCGCCGTGCGGCATTACGGCGGCGTGGTGAAATTCTACCAGCTGCGTGAGGAAGCAGGTTTCCTGCCGGACCTGGATGAGCTGTCAGCGCTTATCTCTCCGGCCACCAAAGTCATGATTGTCAATTCGCCTGGGAACCCGACCGGTGCCGTTATCGATGGCGGCAGGATGGAACAACTAGTCCACCTGACCCGTGAACGCGGCCTGTGGCTGGTTTCTGACGAGGTGTATGAAACCTATGTGTACGGGTGCCGGCATATCTCTCCGCTGTCATTCACGGGGAGCGACCATGTCGTCGGCCTCTACAGCTTCTCAAAAAGCTATAACATCACCGGCCTTCGAGTGGGCTATGTCGTCACACGACATCCGTCTTTGCGCCGCGCATTACTGAACGCGCAAGAACTCTATATTTCCTGCGCCCCCTCCATCTCTCAATTCGCCGCGCTCCAGGCATTAGCCGATGGCGGCGCCTATCCCGAGTCTATGCGAGCAGCCTATCAACAGAAACGCGATCTGGTGATGAACATGCTCGGCCCCTATGCCGGACGCAGGCCCGAGGGCGCCTTTTATCTGCTGGTCAATATCGGTTTCACCGGCCTGGATTCCGACGATTTCGCCGATCGTCTGCTCAGGGACACCCATGTCGTCGTAGCTCCGGGAGCAACCTTCGGCCCGACCTCCGACAAGTATATCCGTATCGCGTTTACTCCACGAGTGGAGAAGCTGGAAGCAGGCCTGACACGACTCAAAGAGTTTATGAGTCAGTGGTCCCTAGCTGATAAGAAGGATTATCGATGA